GCGGCAATCAAATTCCTGCCGGCCGATCTGGCGGGCGATTCGCAGCGGCGGCAGAGGTTCCTGGCCGAGGCCAAAGCCGCTTCCGCGCTCAATCATCCGCACGTCTGCGTCGTGTACGACGTCGGCGAGACGGACGACGGGCTGCCGTTCATCGCCATGGAGTTCGTGGAAGGCCAGTCACTCGACGCGCTGATCAAGCAAGGACCGCTGGAGATCGCCAGGGTCGTCCAGATCGCAATTCAAGTCGCCGACGCGCTCGATGCCGCTCACTCCCGCGGGATCGTGCATCGCGACATCAAGCCCGCCAATATCAGTCTGAATGAGCGCGGACAGGTGAAAGTGCTGGACTTCGGCCTGGCCAAGCGGATGCCGCAGGAGTCCGCGGACGCTCTGGGAATGACGGTAGACGTGCAGCAGCACACCCAGCATGGCCAGGTGCTGGGGACCCCCGGCTACATGAGCCCCGAGCAAGCCGTCGGCCGCGCCGTCGATCACCGCAGCGATTTGTTCAGCCTCGGTTCGGTCGTCTACCACCTGCTCACGGGACGAAGCCCGTTTCCCGGAAAGAATCTGGGTGAGGTCTTGGACCATGTGGTTCACCGGCAACCTGACGCCATCGCCCGTTTCAATTACGACGTGCCCTCCGAGCTGGAGCGCATCACAATCAAGCTCTTGGCGAAGGATGCTGCCCGACGATACCAGTCGGCCCGCGAGTTGCTCGTTGATCTCGAGAACCTGCGGCAGTCGCTGGAAGGTGCCCTGGCTGGAAGTCCAGCCGGTGAACGACCGATTGGAGAACGGGCGGCTGGAGAACGGGCGGCCGTCACCGACCGCCCGCTGGGCCACTCGCAGATGATCGGCAATCAGGCCGGCCCAGTTCCCACGGCGGACGAGGTCAAAGCGAGCGACATCTTCATCAGTTGTGCCCAGCTCGACGACCAGCCGCTGGCCCAGGGACGCGAGGGGTGGGTTTCGCAATTCCAGAGGAACCTCAAGGTTCGAATGGAGCAGCTTTCGGGCGATCGCGTGCGGGTCGCCAGCTTGCCGATGCCCCCCGGCCAGGCCACGGTGGACGATGCGTATTTCGAGCATCTCCCCGAAGCCAAGACGATGGTCTCGGTGGTCTCGCCTCCCTTCACGAAATCGGAAGGTTGTCAGCGCGGGGTCGAAGAGTTCTGGCAGGGGGCGGAACGTTCGGGCAACTTCTGGGTCAAGAGCAAGCCGCGGCTGTTCAAGGTGGTCAAAACGCCGGTCAACGAGCGCGACCTGCCTCCGGGGCTCGACCAGTTGTTCGCCCAGCTCATGGGCTTCGAGTTCTACGAACGCGACCCCGAAACCGGCCGCCTGCGCGAATTTGACGAAGCCTTTGGTGAGGAAGCCCGCGCGCGGTACTACGAAAGGATCTACGACCTGGCCTACGAAATCGCGCAAGTCTTGAAGTACCAACAGAGCGCGGCCCTGGGCGAAGGGCCTCAGGGCGGCGGCAAGAAAATCTACCTGGCCGAGACGACCAGCGACCTGTCGGCCACGCGCGACAAGCTGCAGCGCGAACTGCTGGAGCAGGGACACGCGGTTTTCCCCGATCGACCGCTGCCGCTGAATGCCGGCCAGTTGCAGACCGCGATCCGAGCGTATCTCGAGCAGTGCGACCTGGCGATCCACATGGTCGGGCAGCGTTACGGCCTGGTGCCCGAAGACACCGACCGCTCGGTGGTCGCCCTGCAAAACCAGTTGGCCGCCGAACAAAGCGCGCTCGTGGGAATGGAGCGGCTGATCTGGATGCCTCGAAACCTGCGGCCGGTGGACCAGCGCCAGGCGGCCTTCGTCCGGCAGTTGATCGAAGATCCGGCCGCCCACCGTGGCGCCGACGTCATTGAAGATACGCTGGAGAACCTGAAAGAAATCCTCGAAGAGCGCTGGCGCCGCGAAGCCCAGGCGCGTGCCACGCCGCCCCCGCTCAGCCCCGGCAGGGCCGTCCGGCGGGTGTACCTGGTCTGCGACCGCGAAGACGAATCGGCGGTCGAGCCGCTGGAAGACTTCTTCTATGCGCAGCGTGTCGAAGTCAGCCTTCCCGATTTCAGCTCCGACGAGTCGGCGGTCGGGGAGAATCACCGCCAGAACCTGGAAGACTGCGACGCGGCACTGGTTTACTACGGCGCCGGCAGCAAGTCGTGGGTCGATATCAAGCTGCGGGACTTGCTGAAGGCTTTGGGTTACCGTAACGGCCGGCCCATCGAACAACAGGCCGTCTACATCGCCCCACCGTTCGACCGGCGAAAGGAACGATTCAAGACGTTGTCGGCTGAAGTCATCACTCAAGCCGGCGAGACCTTCGATCCAGGTCGGTTGACCTCGTTTGTCAGCCGGTTGAAACAGACGAGGCTGGCGACGGCGTGAGCCCCGATCGCGTAACGCGCACACTTACATGACTCCCCAAACCTCACCGCGTATCAAGCCCTTCCCCGGCCTGCGTCCGTTTCTGGCAGAGGAAGACTACCTGTTCTTTGGTCGCGAAGAACAGACGGCGGAATTGCTGTCGCTACTGCGGCAACATCGGTTTCTGGCCGTGGTCGGCACGTCGGGCAGCGGCAAGTCGTCGCTGGTCAGGGCCGGGCTGCTCCCCGCGCTGCACGGCGGAACGCTGGCGCAGGCCGGCTCGGCCTGGGAAGTGATCCTGGTTCGTCCCGGCGGCAACCCGATCGACAATCTGGCCCGTGCCCTGCTCGCCGCCGATTTGTACGACGCCGAGGATGTCGAGTCGTTGCCGCGTCTGGTCGCCACGCTCACGCGGAGCCGCACGGGACTGGTCGAAGCGGTGAAGCAGTCGGACCTGTCGGAAAAGACGAATTTCCTGGTCGTCGTCGATCAGTTCGAAGAGTTGTTCCGTTTCCGGCAATCGGCAATCGGCGGCCAGGAAGAGTCGGCGGCCTTCGTGCGCCTGCTGCTGGCGGCCTGCCAGCAGGCGGAGCGGCCGGTCTATGTCGCCATCACCATGCGTTCCGATTATCTGGGCGACTGCGCCCAGATTCCCGGTCTGGCCGAGGCCGTCAATGACGGCGAATACCTGATTCCCCGCCTGAGCCGTGAGCAGCGACGCGCGGCGATCGAGAAACCAGTGAGCGTCGGCGGCGGCGGCATTGCGCCGCGGCTGACGCACCAGTTGTTGAACGACGTGGGCGACGATCCCGACCAGTTGCCGGTCTTGCAACACGCCCTGATGCGGATTTGGGACTGTTGGCTGGCCGACCATACCGATGGCGAACCGCTTGATCTGGCGCACTACCAGCGGATCGGCGGCCTGCAGGAAGCCCTCTCGCTGCACGCCGACGAGGCGTATGCCGAATTGCCCGGCGATCACCACCGTCTGCTGGCGCGCAAGCTTTTCCAGGCCCTGACCGAGCGCGGCGCCGACAATCGGGGCATTCGCCGCCCGACGCGGTTCGACCAGTTGTGCGCGATTCTCGACGCGCCGCCGGCGGAAGCCGCGGTGGTGATCGAGGCGTTTCGCCAGGCCGGGCGGACGTTTCTGATGCCCATGCCCGAGGTGCCTCTCACGCCGCAGACGGTGATCGACCTCTCCCACGAGAGCCTGATGCGCGTCTGGCAACGGCTCCGCGGCTGGGTGGAAGAGGAATCGCAGTCGGCGCGGATTTACCGCCGGCTGGCCGACACGGCACTGTTGCGCCAGGAGGGGAAGGCCGGCTTCTACCGCGACCCCGACTTGCAGATCGCACTTTCATGGCGCGAGCGAGCGCGGCCCAATGCCGCCTGGGCCGATCGCTACCACGCGGGATTCGATGCGGCGCGGGCCTTCCTGGATCAGAGCCAACAGGAATCACGCGCGGCGGACGAAGCCCGCGAGGCAGCCCGGCAGCGGGAGCTGGAACAAGCGCGGCAGTTGGCCGAGGCGCAACAACTGCGGCTTCAACAGCAGCAGCGCGCGGCCCGCAAGCTCCGCAAGATGGTCGCCGGCCTGGCCGTGGTGGCGGTGATCGCCGCCGTCGCCTGCCTCGCCGCCTTGGTGGCCCGCCACGAGGCCGGCAAGATGGCCGAAATCGCGCGACAGAATGAGAAGAAGGCCGACGAAAATGCCACTGCGGCCCAGCAAAGCGCGCGTCAGGCGCAAGCCGCCGAGGAAGAAGGACGCAAGCTGCTTTACACGACCGATATGCAGCTCGCCCCGTTTGTCTGGAGGGACGATCGTTCCACGGCCGCACAACTCCGCACGTTGCTGGCCAAACACGTACCTGAAAGGATGAAGGATGAAGGCGGAAGGATGAAGGATGAAAGGGCAAGCGGCGATCAATCAGTGATCGGCGCGGGTCTCCCGACCCAGCCGGCCACCGCCAAGCCGGATCTGCGCGGCTTTGAGTGGTACCACTACCAGCATTTGGTCGACGACAGCGCCGCTGTCTTCTCGGGGCATGAGACCGCGCTGGTCGGCGGCGCTTTCACATCGGATGGTCAACTGGTGACGTTGGATCAAGACGGTCAGGTGAGACGTTGGGACGTGGATTCACAGGACGAAGACCAGGCGAGCCGCCGCGACCTGCCCGGCGGACGCAGCGCTCAGAACCGCGTCTTGTCGCCCAACGGACGACTGGCCGCGCTGGCCGAAGGGAACAAGGTGTACGTATTTGACACGTCCACGGGCAAGGAGACCTGTGAGATCGATTCCGCCGCAGATCATTTCCGCAGTCTCATCTTCTCACCGGACAGCGACAGCTTGGTCATCGTTGACGACCAGATTCGATGGGTGAGCGCCACGAGCGGCGAGGTGATCGCTTCCGTCGATCAGAAATTCGACCGTGAGGCTCATAGCCCGGTTGAAAGAAGCCTGGCTTTGTCCGCCGATGGTCTGACGTTGGCCGTCGTCGGCCATGGTCTGGGCGGCCTCTTGTTTTCCAGCTTCCACCTGGATGCGACCGCGCAGAAAGTGACCCCGCTGGCCAAGGATGTTGGTCTGGGCCGAGGAACGTTGCAGGCCTGCGCGTTGAGTCCGGATGGCCAACGGATCGCGCTGGGGCACTTCTTCACCGGCAGGATCTACGTTTGTGACATAACCACAGGCCGCACGATCGCACAGCATCTGACCGCTCACGCGGCACCCACGAGGGCGATGGCCTTTTCTGGCGACGGCACGAAACTGGCCACGGCCGATGCCGAAGGGACGATCAAGATTTGGGCGGACGCTGAGCAGCTCACGTCGAAGAGCACGGCGATCTTGACGCTCAAGGGCCATCAAGGGGCGATTACAACCCTGGGTTTTTCGAGCGATGGCAAGCAGCTTCTCACGGCCAGCGCCGACAAAACGGCCAGGGTCTGGGACCTGGAAAATGTCGGCGCGGCAATCCGTCCCTTGGAACGCAACAACGGTTCTCCGGTAGCACGCTTTTCCCCCGATGGACAACTGATCGCTTGCTCCGGCAGCGGCGGCGTACGTCTTTGGGACGCTGCCACAGGACGACTTGTGCGGGAACTTCCGGCCGCTGAGAAGGGGTTTATCAATAGCGTGGCCTTCTCGCCTACCGACCACCGTCTGCTGGCGGTGGGATACGGCGGACAAGAAGACGTGTCGTATGTCGCGCTGTGGGACATCGATGCCGGAGCCGAGCTCGCGCGCTTGCCGGGCGCGACCGATCTCGCCGGTTTCGCGGCGGACGCAGGCTGGCGCGTGGTCGGTGCGCTGGCGTTTTCGCCCGATGGGAAATGTCTCGTCGCCGGCTTCGGCTCAAAGTGGTGGTTTGATCCAGCAAGTTCTCCCGGTCCGCTGAAGGTCTGGGAGGTCGCCAATCGCCGATTGATCCGCCGCCTGGATGGACACACGGGCTTATGTCTATCTCTCGACTTCTCGAGGGACGGAAAGCGACTGGCCAGCGGCAGCCGCGACGGCACGGCGATCGTGTGGTCGACCGAGACCTGGGAAGCGATCGAGACGGTCGAGAATCCCGATCATGACTCCCTCTACGGCGGACGGGGCATGGTCGAGCATGTGGCCTTTGCGCCCGACGGCAAGACCCTGGCCCTGGCCAGTCGTGAGGGGGACGTGCAGTTGTGGGACGTCGCCGGCAGAAAACTTCTGGAACCGCTCCAGGGGCATTCCAGTGCGGTGCTGGCCGTGGCGTTTTCGCCGGACGGTCGCACCTTGGCGTCGTGCGGCACGGGCCTCACGGTCCACCTCTGGAATGTCCCCACGCGGAGCCATTTGATGCAATTGGATCCCGGCAGCATCGACCTGGGTGAATTGTGGTCACTCGCATTTTCTCCCGACGGCAAGCAGTTGTTGGCCGGAGGATTGCACGGCTCCGCCTTCTGGTCCGCCGCGCCGAGCGTCTGGAACGATCCCGTTCGGGCCGCCGAAAAACTGCGCCGGCTGCTCGAATCGAACGCCAATTTCCAGAGTCGTGTTCGAATGCTGCCGGCGAACCGTCGGCTGCTTGAGTCGCTGGAAAAGCTGGAAGAGGTTTTTCCCGAAGACATACGGGTGCGATCCACGCTGGCCGCGACACAGGTCCGATATTTTGCCGAACAACGAAATGCGGCACTGGCGGATACCGCACGCGCCAAGGCCCGCACCTTGCTGGAACAACAATTGGCCGCCGAACCGGACAACCGAGCGATTGCAGCCCAGCTCGCCGAGCTGCTGCTGGAGGCGGAGAACAACGTCTGGACGGTCCTGAAACCGATCGAAGCAAAATCGGAATTGGGAGCGACGTTGTCCATCCTGGCTGACAACTCGATCCTTGCCAGCGGTGCGAGCGCCAGCCTCGATCGCTATCACGTCGTTCTGACCCCTCCCGCTGCCGTCAACGTTGCCGCCGTGCGCTTGGAAGCGCTCACACACCCCTCACTGCCCCGAAACGGACCCGGCCGCACGCCAGGGGGCGGCTTCTCTCAGACCAACTGGAACGTGATCGCCGCTTCACCGGATCGGAAAGAGCCGGTCAGCCTGGAGTTTGATCGTGTCCTGGCAGACCGCGAAATTGCGGGCTTCCCGGCCAATGTGTTCGGACACTGGAATATCGCCTTCAGCGGCGAGGGACGTGACTGTACCGCATTCTGGTCGCTGTCCAAGCCCGTCTCGCTCCAGCGCAATGCGACTTTAATCTTTGACATGCAATTCTCAGCGCATGATTTCCCCGAAAACCTCGGCCGTTTCCGGCTGTCGGTGTCGGATGATCCGACGGCCTTCGATCGCGAGCAGAAACGCCTGGCGGCGATGAAGCTCACCGATCCCTGGGCGAAACTCGCCGCCGCCTATCACTTCATCGGCGACCAGCCGGCGCTGGAAAGGCTGGCCGAGCAACACCCGGCTGCCGCGGTGGGCGTCGCCGACCTCTACGCGGCCGACCAGGATTGGCAGCGGGCAATCGCCGAATACAGCAAGCTGATCACCGATCAGACGGCGGATGCCAACGTGCTGGCGAAACGCGCTATGGCCTACGAAGCGACCCAGCGGTGGGACCTGGCGCGGGCCGACTGGCTGCGAGCAATCGAACAGCAGCCGGACCCGACCTCGCGGCTCAGTGAGAGCCCCGCTCCCGACCCCGACTGGCTGCGAGCAATCGAACAGCAGCAGGTCATCGCTCAAGCAGCCTTCGACAGTTACCGGCTGGCCGCGCGCTGGAGTGAAGCGGCCGAATTTGGCCTGATGCTGGCCGAACAGAAACCGCAAAACTCCTTGCTGTGGATGCAGACCGCGGCGGTTGTCGTTCTGGCCGGAGACGACGCCGACTATCCGGCGTATTGCCGCCGCATCATCGAGCAGTTTGCTGAATCAAAAGACTTTGATGTCCCCGAGAAAGTGGTCAAGGCCTGCCTGTTACGTCCCGAGGCAGTCGAACTGGCGATGCTTCCTGTGGACAAGTTCGCCGCGTCGCTGGACGAAGGCACCGCGCCTGACTGGTTTCCGGTGATGGCCTGGAGCACTCGCGCCCTGCTGGCCTACCGCGGCGGCGACGCCGAGGCGGCGGTGAAGTACGTGGCCAGGTCGGAAGAGCTCCAGCCCGGCGATATGACACACGCCCTGAACCTGGCCGTCCTGGCGATGGCCCAGCATCAACTCCGGCAGTCCGCCGAAGCTCACCGCGCGCTCGCGGAAGCTGTCGAGCTCACGGACCGCCTGCAAAGCGACGCCAGCAGCAAAGGCGACTTCGACCTCTTGATCGCCCAAATCCTGCTCCGCGAGGCCCAGGCCCTGATGAGCGGCAAGCCCAAATCGAAACGCGATGCGGAAAAGACGGACACGACGGGCGACAAGACGCCATGAGTGCGGGTGTTGATGTACGAACCCCCGCGACGAACTCCAGAAAAATGGGCGTCAGAATTGCGAATGCCACCGGGCCCTAAATTGCCGACATTCCCTTTCCCTGCTAGCATGAAAAGCAGCCGCAGCCAGCCGGGCCAATCTTAAGCTGCGCGCCGTTTGCGTGGCCTTCGCGGCACGCCGAGGGAATCCATGAGCGTCGAAGAACAACGCCTCGGGCCGTTTCTGTTGAAAGAACGGCTCGGTGCGGGAGGAATGGGGGTCGTCTATCGTGCCACGCACGTCGAAAGCCGGCGTCCGTTCGCCGTCAAAGTGCTGTCGGCCAAAGCGGCGGGCAACAAGCGGATTGTGGCCCGCTTTGCCCGTGAATTGGAGATCCTCAAGGCACTCAAGCACCCCAACATCGTCCGCTGCTTCGGCGGCGGCCGCCAGGGAAGCGACATCTACCTGGTCATGGAGCTGGTGGGCGGAGGCTCCATCGCCGGCCTCATCCGCCGCCGCGGGCGAATTCCCTGGGATGCCGCCATCGACTATGCCTTGCAGGTCTGCGACGGGCTGGCGTATGCCCATGAATGGGGCATCGTCCACCGCGACCTGAAGAGCGCCAACTTGCTGTTGACCAAAGACGGGCAAGTGAAGATCGCCGACTTCGGCATCGCCCGCGTGCAATACGGCAAAAAGCTCACCGCCGCCAAGCACACCGTGGGCACGATGGCCTACATCGCCCCGGAACAGATCAAGGGCGACCCGCCCATCTCCCACCGCACCGATCTCTATACGCTGGGCTGCGTGATGTTCGAGATGCTCACCGGGCGGCTGCCGTTCTTGGCCGACTCGATGGCCCAGTTGATCTATCAGCACATGGAAGACGCGCCGCCGCACGTGGCGACGATCGCGCTCGACTGCCCGATCTGGCTCGACGCCCTGGTCAATCAGCTCCTGGAAAAAGACCCGCTCAAGCGGCCGCACGACGCCACCGCCGTGGCGCGGGCGCTGCGCGAGGCCAAGGAAAAGTCGGTCAGCGGAGCGGGCGTGGCGCAGGCCGCGACCGGCGGTCCCAGTGCGTTGCGCGTGGGCCAGGAAAAGGGTGAGGCGAAGGAAGCCCGCGAGCTGCTCGGCAAGAAGAAAAAACGCAAGAAAAAGAAGGTGCCGGTCTACGAGCGGGTCTGGTTCCTGGCGGCCTGCCTGCTGTTGGTGGTGGCGGTCGCCGCCTGGTCGCTCTGGCCGCTCAACGAACGGCAGTTGTTCGAGCGGGCCACGGCCCTGATGGAAAGCGGCGACGAGCTGAAATGGAAAGAGGCGCGCGACAAGTATCTCGATGCACTTTTGGCCCGCTACCCGAAGGGAGCGTATGAATCGCGGGCCAAGGAATACATCGACCGCATCGAGATGGCGCAGGCCGAGAAGCGGTTGAGGATGCACGAAAAGCGGCATTTCCAGCCCGACGGCGAGGGTGAGCGGCTCTATGCCGCGGCGTTGGATTACGAGCAATTCGGAGACCGGCTGACGGCCTTGGACAAGTACCAGAGCATTGTCAAGCTGGTTCCGGCCGAAGGTCGGGACCGGCCCTTCGTGAAGCTGGCCGAAAAGCGGGCACGCGAGTTGATGAATCAATCGGAGCCGGCCGACACGCGGTTGACCCTCATCCAGGCGCGGCTCGACGACGCCGACAAGCTGGAACAAGAGGGCAAACGCATGGAGGCCCGCAAGATCTGGAGCAGCATCGTGACGCTCTATGGCGACAACCGCGAGCTCGAACCGCTGGTGGAGCGAGCGCAACAGGGCCTGAGCGGCGAAAAGCCCGCGGCGAAAGCCCGCGGCGATGCGCCGCAGGCATCGCCGTCGCCCGAGGCCGGCCGAGGAACGTGATCCGCCGCGCGGCGCGCGAGTGGAGGGGTGGGCGCCGTTCCCACCCACCCACACGTGGGGACATGAACTCTTCGCCGCGGAAAAGTTCCCCCGAGCCCTAAGCGTTCGTGTGCTGGTTGTAGTATTCATCGCCGTCAAGGAAACCCGTGATGATTTCTTCGTTGGTCCAGCCATGGTTGAACTGCGCGGCAAAGTAGGCCAGGCCGTTCGGATCGGCGGGACGGCCGAGATAGTGCTGATAATCTTCGGCGATTAGCTGTTCGGCGCGTTCCAGGCTGTCGGTGAAGCCAAAGGCGACGCTGGCCCGGCTGGCGCCTTGGGCCAGGGCGTTGGTCCACCAGCTTTGCCCGTCCGCATCCGCCGGCCAGCCGAGCAAATCTTGACACAACCGGCCTGGGCGGCACAAACATTCCACGGAGCTGGGCCGTGAACCGAGCGACAACGAAGCCAATCGGCTAATGGAAGGTAGCCCGCCTGTTTCGGGGCCTGCATGAGGTGCGTCGCCTCACCAGGTTGAAAAAACACGGTCGACGGCGGCCAGTTCCTGTGTGGTTGCCGTCGGGATAACCATCGCTGTCTCGTTCGCGGTCGACACTTCTGGACAAGCCGCGGATGTCGAGCCAGCGACGGTCGGCTGAAGGTGGCAAACACGAATTCGCGCCGCGACTCTGTTACAATGCGGGAAACCCCGATTTGCCAGGGATGCTTGCCATGTCGATTTCCATGCGCCCGCCGCCGGGCACGACCGCCGATCCGCTTTATCCCGATTCCGACGGCAAACCGATGGGCGAGACCGAATATCACATCCTGGCCATCACCCACCTGTACGAGGTCTTGCGCCCCTGGTTCCGCGGGCGGGAAGGCTATCACGTGGCCGCCGACATGTTGCTCTATTACGAGCAGGGTAACCCATCGGCGGTCCGCGGGCCGGACGTGATGGTGAGCAAAGGGGTGCGGGGCAAGCATCTTCGCCGCTCCTTTCGCACCTGGGAGGAAGGCGTCGCGCCGGCCGCGATCATCGAAGTCACGTCGCGTTCCACCAAAGACGAAGATCAATTCGAAAAGCCGGCGGTTTATGCGCGCATCGGCGTCAAGGAGTATTTTCTCTTCGACCCGATCGGCGAATACCTACGGCCGCGATTACAGGGCTTTCGGCTCGTGGACGGCGTGTACGTCCCGATGGCGATGGAGCAAGCCGATCGCCTGTCGAGTGGCGAGCTTGGGCTGGACCTGGTGGCCGACGCTCACCTGCTGCGCGTCGTCGACCCGGCGAGCGGCAAGCGTTTGCCGACCGGCGAGGAGTATCAGGAACAACTCAAACTGGCACGGCGCGAGGCGAGGGAAGCCAAGCGCGCCGCGGCGGAAGCGAGACGCCAGACGGCGGAAGCGGAGCGCCGCGCGGCCGACGTCGAACGCAAAGAAGCCACGGCCCTACGCAAGCAGGCGGCAGCGCAAAAAGCGGCGGCGGAAGCCCAAAACGAAGTCCAGATCGAACGGCGACGGTCCGCCGAGCTGGAAGCGGAGATCGCCAGGCTCCGCTCCCTGCTGCCTCCCTGCGACGCCCAGTAACGGAATCCCGCCATGCCGCACGACGCTGACGCGCAAGAACTCGTAACTCGTGCCCGATCGGGCGACCAACAGGCCGCGGCCGAGCTGTTCAACCGCTTCTCGCGGCGGCTGGTGATGTTGGCCGGCTCGCGGCTCGATCGCCTGGTGCGGGGCCGAGTCGATCCCGAAGATGTCGTGCAATCGGCCTATCGCAGCTTTTTCGCCCGACTGGCCGACGGGCAGTTTTCGCTCGACGAATGGGGCGAGGTCTGGGGCCTGCTGGTCCGCATCACGCTGCGCAAATGCGGGCACAAGCTGGAACATGCCAGGGCACAGCGGCGCGACGCCGGCCGTGAAGTTTCGCTGGCCGGCTCGCCCGACGACTCCGGCGATGGTTGGCAGCCGATCGCCCGCAATCCGACGCCCGTCGAGGCGTTGATGCTGGCCGAGACGGTCGAATCGCTGCTGGCCGGCTTCGACGAGCGCGAGCAGGAGATGGTGGGTCTGCGCTTGCAAGGCCACACCGAGCGCGAGATCTGCGAATCGGTCGGCCGCAGCGAGCGCACCGTCCGCCGCGTGCTCGAGCGCCTGCGGCATCGCGTCGAGCGGCTGCGGGAGGAGGAGCGGTAGTGGTTAGTGGTTAGTGGTTAGTGGTTAGTGGTTAGTGGTTAGTGGTTAGTGGTTAGTGGTTAGTGGTTAGTGGTTAGTGGTTAGTGGTTAGTGGTTAGTGGTTGGGGGTTGGTGGTTGGTGGTTGGTGGTTGGTGGTTAGTGGTCAGTGGGCGGGCGCAGCCCGCCGACCCCAACGGGGTCGCATTCGATCGCCCAGGGTGCGACCGGTCAAAATTGTGGTAGAATACTTTGCGAGGTGCATTATGGCGAAGAAGACCAGGGCCGCGAAGCCCTTGAAATTCGAGCGTCCAAAACGCATTCAGCTCTCCGCCGAAGAGTCGTTGAAGCGAATGCAAACGTTTTCCAAGCGAAAGGAACGCTTTATTGCCGCTATCCGAAAAGGCAAGGATCGAGGTTTATCTGCCTGACCTGCCGGGGCGGGCGTATCGCGAACTGCTCGACGCGCTCAGCCGCGAGTTTACCTACACATTCGGCGGATGCTCGATTCTTCAAGGACTGGCCGGCAGCTACTTGTCGCAGCGCGGTCTTCTCATGGAAGACCGCGTGAACGTCGTGTATACGGACGCGCCGTTTTCACTCGCTGCCAACGAACAGGCGCTTTCGCAATACGTGGACGAACTTCGCCAAGCCGCATACGTCGCGCTTGAGGAAGAGGCGATCTTGGTAGCCTTGCTGCGTGTCTACCACCCAGCCTGAGTCGGCGCCGGTCTGTCTATCATCCGTCCGCCGGCGCGATGCCGGTGGTGCGAGCGGAAAGAACGCGGTCCGCCTCAAGAGACGGGCGTCATAAACCGCCGGGCAAGCCGGCATGACCGCGAATCCCAAGTTCAAAATCACCCCCCCGCTTGCACTCCGCTCGCCCGTGTGGCAAAATCTTGGGCGCGCGGTTTGACTCCCGGTCGGGGACATTTCCATGGATACCACGCCAATCACCTTGCTCGAGCGGCTCCGCACGCCCGGCGATGAAGACGCCTGGCGGCAATTGGTAGCGCTGGTCACGCCCCTGCTGTTGGCCTGGGCGCGCCGCGTCGGCATGCGGCGCGAAGACGCCGCCGATCTCGCCCAGGACGTGCTCGCCATCCTCGTGCAGAAGCTCCCCACATTCGACTACGATCCGGCCCAAAGTTTTCGCGCTTGGCTCAAAACTATCGCCATGAACAAGTGGCGCGAGCGCCTCCGCCGGCCGGCCACCCAGTCGCTGGATGGCCATCTCGATCGGCTCGCCGCGCCCGACGCCGAGGCCGCTTGGGAAAAGGAATATCGCTTTCAGCTCGTTCTGCGGGCATTCGAGGCCATCAAAGACGACTTTCAGCCGCGCACCTGGCAGGCCTGCCGGGAGCTGGTCGTGCGGGGCCGCGACGTCAAGCAGGTGGCCGCCGAGCTCGGCATGTCGGCCGATGCGGTCTACGTCGCCAAGTGCCGCGTGCTCCGGCGGTTGCGGAAAGAGCTCGACGGGATGCTGGAGTAGGGGTTGGGGGTTGGGGGTTGGG
The window above is part of the Pirellulales bacterium genome. Proteins encoded here:
- a CDS encoding serine/threonine-protein kinase, with product MSVEEQRLGPFLLKERLGAGGMGVVYRATHVESRRPFAVKVLSAKAAGNKRIVARFARELEILKALKHPNIVRCFGGGRQGSDIYLVMELVGGGSIAGLIRRRGRIPWDAAIDYALQVCDGLAYAHEWGIVHRDLKSANLLLTKDGQVKIADFGIARVQYGKKLTAAKHTVGTMAYIAPEQIKGDPPISHRTDLYTLGCVMFEMLTGRLPFLADSMAQLIYQHMEDAPPHVATIALDCPIWLDALVNQLLEKDPLKRPHDATAVARALREAKEKSVSGAGVAQAATGGPSALRVGQEKGEAKEARELLGKKKKRKKKKVPVYERVWFLAACLLLVVAVAAWSLWPLNERQLFERATALMESGDELKWKEARDKYLDALLARYPKGAYESRAKEYIDRIEMAQAEKRLRMHEKRHFQPDGEGERLYAAALDYEQFGDRLTALDKYQSIVKLVPAEGRDRPFVKLAEKRARELMNQSEPADTRLTLIQARLDDADKLEQEGKRMEARKIWSSIVTLYGDNRELEPLVERAQQGLSGEKPAAKARGDAPQASPSPEAGRGT
- a CDS encoding DUF4214 domain-containing protein, producing MCQDLLGWPADADGQSWWTNALAQGASRASVAFGFTDSLERAEQLIAEDYQHYLGRPADPNGLAYFAAQFNHGWTNEEIITGFLDGDEYYNQHTNA
- a CDS encoding Uma2 family endonuclease, whose protein sequence is MSISMRPPPGTTADPLYPDSDGKPMGETEYHILAITHLYEVLRPWFRGREGYHVAADMLLYYEQGNPSAVRGPDVMVSKGVRGKHLRRSFRTWEEGVAPAAIIEVTSRSTKDEDQFEKPAVYARIGVKEYFLFDPIGEYLRPRLQGFRLVDGVYVPMAMEQADRLSSGELGLDLVADAHLLRVVDPASGKRLPTGEEYQEQLKLARREAREAKRAAAEARRQTAEAERRAADVERKEATALRKQAAAQKAAAEAQNEVQIERRRSAELEAEIARLRSLLPPCDAQ
- a CDS encoding sigma-70 family RNA polymerase sigma factor; amino-acid sequence: MPHDADAQELVTRARSGDQQAAAELFNRFSRRLVMLAGSRLDRLVRGRVDPEDVVQSAYRSFFARLADGQFSLDEWGEVWGLLVRITLRKCGHKLEHARAQRRDAGREVSLAGSPDDSGDGWQPIARNPTPVEALMLAETVESLLAGFDEREQEMVGLRLQGHTEREICESVGRSERTVRRVLERLRHRVERLREEER
- a CDS encoding sigma-70 family RNA polymerase sigma factor; this translates as MDTTPITLLERLRTPGDEDAWRQLVALVTPLLLAWARRVGMRREDAADLAQDVLAILVQKLPTFDYDPAQSFRAWLKTIAMNKWRERLRRPATQSLDGHLDRLAAPDAEAAWEKEYRFQLVLRAFEAIKDDFQPRTWQACRELVVRGRDVKQVAAELGMSADAVYVAKCRVLRRLRKELDGMLE